The following proteins are encoded in a genomic region of Cydia fagiglandana chromosome 26, ilCydFagi1.1, whole genome shotgun sequence:
- the LOC134677443 gene encoding protein MEMO1 isoform X2, with protein sequence MSCRNASHAGSWYTENGNELSRQLDLWLSKADLSHGPARAIIAPHAGYSYCGACAAFAYRQVSPVVVKRIFILGPSHHVRLGGCALSSLDKYQTPLYDLTIDKQIYVELEATRQFEWMDVQTDEDEHSIEMHLPYIAKVMEEYKTGFTIIPILVGSLTPEKEAKYGAILAPYLADPQNLFVISSDFCHWGSRFRYTWRDSSRGQLYQSIEWLDKQGMDIIETMDPRSFTEYLNKYGNTICGRHPIGVLLQAISKLANSSNAPKMSLKFLKYAQSSQCMTPQDSSVSYASASLVFE encoded by the exons ATGTCCTGCCGCAATGCTTCTCACGCTGGAAGCTGGTATACGGAGAATG GAAACGAGCTGTCCCGGCAGCTGGACCTGTGGCTGTCCAAAGCGGACCTCAGCCATGGACCCGCGCGGGCCATTATCGCCCC cCACGCTGGCTACTCGTATTGCGGCGCTTGCGCCGCCTTCGCGTACCGACAAGTCAGCCCTGTTGTTGT CAAACGTATATTCATCCTGGGCCCCTCGCACCACGTGCGGCTGGGAGGCTGCGCGCTGTCATCGCTCGACAAGTACCAAACGCCTCTCTATGACCTCACCATAGACAAACAGA TTTACGTGGAGCTGGAGGCGACGCGGCAGTTCGAGTGGATGGACGTGCAGACCGACGAAGACGAGCATTCTATAGAGATGCATCTGCCGTATATAGCCAAGGTCATGGAaga aTACAAAACCGGTTTCACGATCATACCTATACTCGTAGGATCGTTAACGCCTGAAAAAGAAGCCAA atACGGCGCCATCTTAGCGCCCTACCTCGCGGACCCTCAGAACCTGTTCGTGATATCATCGGACTTCTGCCACTGGGGCTCCCGGTTCCGCTACACCTGGCGGGACTCCTCGCGCGGACAGCTCTACCAGAGCATCGAGTGGCTCGACAAACAG GGTATGGACATCATAGAGACGATGGACCCCCGCTCGTTCACGGAGTACCTCAACAAATATGGCAACACCATATGCGGACGACACCCCATAGGAGTCTTGCTACAG GCTATATCGAAGCTGGCCAACTCATCTAACGCCCCAAAGATGTCGCTGAAGTTCCTGAAATACGCGCAGTCTTCGCAATGTATGACGCCGCAGGACTCCTCTGTGTCGTACGCCAGCGCGTCGCTCGTCTTCGAGTAG
- the LOC134677443 gene encoding protein MEMO1 isoform X1 gives MSCRNASHAGSWYTENGNELSRQLDLWLSKADLSHGPARAIIAPHAGYSYCGACAAFAYRQVSPVVVKRIFILGPSHHVRLGGCALSSLDKYQTPLYDLTIDKQIYVELEATRQFEWMDVQTDEDEHSIEMHLPYIAKVMEEYKTGFTIIPILVGSLTPEKEAKYGAILAPYLADPQNLFVISSDFCHWGSRFRYTWRDSSRGQLYQSIEWLDKQGMDIIETMDPRSFTEYLNKYGNTICGRHPIGVLLQAISKLANSSNAPKMSLKFLKYAQSSQCMTPQDSSVSYASASLVFE, from the exons ATGTCCTGCCGCAATGCTTCTCACGCTGGAAGCTGGTATACGGAGAATG GAAACGAGCTGTCCCGGCAGCTGGACCTGTGGCTGTCCAAAGCGGACCTCAGCCATGGACCCGCGCGGGCCATTATCGCCCC cCACGCTGGCTACTCGTATTGCGGCGCTTGCGCCGCCTTCGCGTACCGACAAGTCAGCCCTGTTGTTGT CAAACGTATATTCATCCTGGGCCCCTCGCACCACGTGCGGCTGGGGGGCTGCGCGCTGTCATCTCTCGACAAGTACCAAACACCCCTCTATGACCTGACCATAGACAAACAGA TTTACGTGGAGCTGGAGGCGACGCGGCAGTTCGAGTGGATGGACGTGCAGACCGACGAAGACGAGCATTCTATAGAGATGCATCTGCCGTATATAGCCAAGGTCATGGAaga aTACAAAACCGGTTTCACGATCATACCTATACTCGTAGGATCGTTAACGCCTGAAAAAGAAGCCAA atACGGCGCCATCTTAGCGCCCTACCTCGCGGACCCTCAGAACCTGTTCGTGATATCATCGGACTTCTGCCACTGGGGCTCCCGGTTCCGCTACACCTGGCGGGACTCCTCGCGCGGACAGCTCTACCAGAGCATCGAGTGGCTCGACAAACAG GGTATGGACATCATAGAGACGATGGACCCCCGCTCGTTCACGGAGTACCTCAACAAATATGGCAACACCATATGCGGACGACACCCCATAGGAGTCTTGCTACAG GCTATATCGAAGCTGGCCAACTCATCTAACGCCCCAAAGATGTCGCTGAAGTTCCTGAAATACGCGCAGTCTTCGCAATGTATGACGCCGCAGGACTCCTCTGTGTCGTACGCCAGCGCGTCGCTCGTCTTCGAGTAG
- the LOC134677444 gene encoding uncharacterized protein LOC134677444, whose amino-acid sequence MSEKSKSVSSTAPKTYKSRPSTVGPPNTRRSVAPSTTMKDRNTRPTKTNKNATLVSDADLTMRPEFAMPDFETENKQVAYGKFLRSMLEDCLLDEKIEREETEVDKQMALLADRFQKTMSQLDKTNRRLKDITFVQEQERLIELRHQDNAKIFEATANSTAPEILTSLSNTEQAHLDKLVTKNVDFGYDKNSGYKQLLDAVEDAIGGLEEIKKHSNLDMTKFKEYENTKTMSEQMELSKMDLEMLKTEFEVKFPQFSEKLLKEASEKFAKMVEDGEE is encoded by the exons ATGTCTGAAAAATCCAAATCGGTGTCCTCAACGGCCCCAAAAACGTACAAAAGTCGACCTTCGACTGTCGGGCCACCGAACACACGCCGTTCCGTGGCACCGTCGACCACAATGAAAGATCGCAACACGCGTCCCACGAAAACCAACAAAAACGCTACTTTGGTTAGCGACGCAGATTTAACAATGCGTCCGGAGTTCGCTATGCCTGATTTCGAGACGGAAAACAAGCAAGTAGCGTACGGGAAGTTTTTGCGTTCGATGTTGGAAGACTGTCTGCTGGATGAGAAGATTGAAAGGGAGGAAACGGAAGTGGataaacagatggcgctgttgGCGGACAGGTTTCAGAAGACTATGTCTCAGTTGGACAAGACTAATCGGCGGCTGAAGGACATAACGTTTGTTCAGGAACAGGAGAG ACTAATTGAACTCCGGCACCAAGACAATGCTAAAATCTTTGAAGCGACCGCCAACAGCACTGCTCCGGAGATCCTGACCAGCCTGTCCAACACCGAGCAAGCTCATCTAGACAAGCTTGTTACAAAGAACGTTGACTTCGGCTACGACAAGAACAGCGGATACAAACAGTTACTAGACGCCGTAGAAGATGCCATCGGAGGCTTAGAGGAAATCAAGAAGCATTCCAACCTAGATATGACTAAGTTTAAAGAATATGAGAATACGAAAACTATGTCCGAGCAGATGGAATTGAGTAAAATGGATCTGGAGATGCTGAAGACGGAGTTTGAGGTTAAGTTTCCGCAGTTTAGTGAGAAGCTGTTGAAGGAGGCTTCGGAGAAGTTTGCTAAGATGGTTGAGGATGGAGAGGAATGA